Proteins from a genomic interval of Microbacterium esteraromaticum:
- a CDS encoding succinate dehydrogenase hydrophobic membrane anchor subunit, producing the protein MSTQTAVPVARRQRGINLEKWGWLFMRGSGVLLVVLIFGHLFVNLMLGEGIHALDFGFVAGKLASPFWQWWDVLMLWLALIHGSNGMRTIVNDYVTHPKARKALVWALGLAAGLLIILGTLVVFTFDPCAGVFEDGTLWETCQALGE; encoded by the coding sequence ATGTCCACCCAGACTGCTGTTCCCGTCGCCCGCCGTCAGCGCGGCATCAACCTCGAGAAGTGGGGCTGGCTGTTCATGCGCGGCTCGGGCGTACTGCTCGTCGTGCTGATCTTCGGCCACCTGTTCGTCAACCTGATGCTCGGCGAGGGCATCCACGCGCTGGACTTCGGCTTCGTCGCCGGCAAGCTCGCGTCTCCCTTCTGGCAGTGGTGGGACGTGCTGATGCTGTGGCTGGCGCTGATCCACGGGTCCAACGGCATGCGCACCATCGTCAACGACTACGTCACCCACCCGAAGGCGCGCAAGGCGCTGGTGTGGGCCCTCGGCCTGGCCGCCGGCCTGCTGATCATCCTGGGCACCCTCGTGGTGTTCACGTTCGACCCCTGCGCTGGCGTCTTCGAGGACGGCACGCTGTGGGAGACCTGCCAGGCACTTGGCGAGTAA